Genomic window (Alnus glutinosa chromosome 9, dhAlnGlut1.1, whole genome shotgun sequence):
GAGGCTAAGAAGTACAAGGCTGAGGACGAGGAGTATAACATGAAGGGCGAGACAAAGAATAGACTAGAGAACTACGCTTACAACATGAGGAACACATTTAAAGATGAGAAGTTTTCAGCCAAGGTCCAATCTGCTATCATGAAGAAGATTGTAGATGCAATTGAGGGTACTATTAAGTGGCTGGAAGGGAACCAACTTGCTGAGGCAGATGAATTTGAGTTCCAGATGAGCGAGCTGGAGAAATTATGCAAGCCGGTCATTGCCAAGATTGTGAACGAGGGACAAGAGGCTGAGCAGTACGTGGCTCAGGATGAGGAGCATAAGAAGGAGAAAATTGAGGAGAAGAAGGCTGGGAAGGCCATCCATAGGGAGCATCGGAAGAAGGTTGAGGCTAAGAGAGCATTGGAAAATTGTGCTTACTACATGAGGTACAGAATCAGGGATGTGAAGAATGCTTTGGCAGAGACCGAAGATGCAATTGAGCAGACCATCCACTGGCTTGAAAGGAACCAGCTGGTGGAGGCACATGAGTTTGACAATAGGATGAAGGAGTTGGAGGGTATTTGTTACCCTTTCCTTGCCCAGATGTACAAAGGAGCTGGTAGTGACTCGAGCTGATAGATTAATTAGCATCTCAGATTCTCACGGGCCTAAAAAAAGTCTCcatctttttaaattaatttgttatatatagtgatattttcttttctttatttatttttatttttatttttatgggcaTTTTAATATGACTTTTGCCTTACGTATCAATTTGaccaaatatttataaaatatttgtgtGGTGTGTAACATTActtgtaataaaatatttgtaatatttaacatttttttttgagtaatactatatactaCACTACTATTCCACTACTATCCTACTATGTTGACGCGTCATTACCAATGCATCCTTAAAACTTTTGTTAaaaagtccaaataaaaaatcaatagtgAATTAACAATGCCACATTAATATAGTAAAATAGCGATGTGGCAAGAGATTTTGGAGCTCTTGCCATACCGACGGGGGCTATAGTGAGAAAAAGTGCCAAAATTTTGAAGGAAACTCTAttgccccaaaaaaaaaggggacaaattttgaaaaattactaCTTGAAGAAAGAGATCATGGAGCTCGAGCCGCATTTATTTGTCATGCATTACATGTAGAGGTAACAATTTGTATTCGTATATAATTTAGATTGTGTCGAGTTATGAATATAAAACGAATATTTCAATCTTAAtccgattcatttaattaaatgggtcaggcCTCTCAATCACAATTCGCTAGTTTCATGTTGGGTTCAAGTTTAGTTTGTGGGTGTGTAAAAAATTGGCAACCCTAAATGTTGTGTATAGGGTTTGGGTTGTGTAAAACATGAGTATAAtcctccgtttgtttcggcgtaaaatgttttcggcattttttagtgtttggtgagagcgaaaataatgatcaacgggaatcatttttagtttgaccgtaaaatcttctttaatttttggaaaacgatttacggttttgaaaattgtaaatcgttttctggatttaaGCTCTTCACTCTTGCACGCACGTTTATGGGAATCCGCCACCGTCGAGCactggagtttgttggtaatcCGACTCTACCGCCGAAGATCCCTAAATTTTAGTATCGGATTACCGTAATCCGGTGACGTCGCCGAATTTCGCCAGACCAGTACGGCTGGAATATAGAAATTTCTGCCTGAATTTGGAGActttgccggattccggcagatTAGATTCTGGCCAGTTTGAAAATTTCTACTTGGATCTGGCAACAGCGGCCGGACATCACTGGATTCCAACGACGGTTGCTGGATTCTGTTTTACGCAGTTGttgattttttcgtacgagccaaaatTAGGACTGCGCTGGTTCTCAACGAGAAACCGTATTTCAACGAACCGAGATGTGTTCTTCTGAGTCAAGCATTTTCGGGAGCGATGAACCCTAATTTTTCAATGAGATGTGTTCTTCTGAGTTGGTAATTGGGAAATttttacctatatatatatactaaaactTATCCAAACCATACGTACTGCCGAGTCTCTGATCTTTCTCTTCAAGAATCCAAGAGATTTCTTCGTTGCTTTTCAATattatcttctcttttttctttctttttttttttcttttttttcctgttaGTTCTTGTAAGCAATTGCTGGCAAAGGCCAGGGTCGTCCGGTGATTGGGATCGATTTGGGAACATGCTACTCTGCGTGGCAGTTTGGGAACATAATCGGGTGGAGATCACACCCAATCATCTTGGGtacaaaaaaacaccatcttttGTAGCTTTCAATGAGGCTCGCCGTATGATCGGCAATGAGGCCATGGACCAAGCCCCCTTGAATCGTACCAACACTATTTTTGGTGAGTTCCTCGTCCTCTGTTAGGAGTAtatattttagagttttatgcttcgtttgtttcggcgtaaactggtttctaaaaaatgatttcggcattttctcgcttttggtaggggcgaaaataatggtcaaccggaaaatgatttccgtttgacaaaaatgcttagtaaatttcgaaaaatgatttatgttttttaaatcattttctgtAGATGGCAAACGTAGTCGACCTTTatgttcaagcagttgactatcTCCGGATTTCGGCATGGACCATCTGACAAATTATGCCGGAATCCAGCGACGTCCAGCTACCTTCACCGGATTTTGGCAGTACAGTGCCAGATTTCAGCCAGTCTGGTCGGAATCTGATCAGAACGGCCGGGATCTTGGACGGATACAGCCATTATGGCCGAATCTCCGGCCAGGATGGCAAGTTTCCGGTCAATTGGCCGAGATCCGACCATTTTCCCGGAATTCGTAtgttccaaatatatataaaaaaaaaaattctttttatcttattttttattaatttttttaaaattaatatgattaaataaaaatataaaaaatatttgtaattttttgtatgtaccaaacaccaaaaaaaatttcgacgaaaaatatttttcctgaaaaattatttctctgaaaatattttacgacaaaaaccattttacgcttTTTAAGCGTAAACCACGCAGTTGACCATTTTCCCCTGACAACAGATGCGTTCAACTCTTTTTTAAACGATACAACCAACCTTCACAAATCACGCTCAAACAGTCGACTTTCGTCGAAAACTTGCAAGTACCGGAATCCTGCCGGTTCCGAAATCCGACACATCCAGCCGCCGTCGCCGGACTCCAGTGACCGAATTTTGGCTAAATCTGGCTAGGATCTTGCCAAGCAGGTCGGAACCGACCGGAATCTAGCGACGGTGATCAGATGTTGCTAGATTCCGACAACAGttgttagatttatttttttttagctgttgataaattttttgtacaaaccaaacaccaaaaaatatttttaaaaaaattattttcttaaaaaataattttgtcaaaaatattataCGACGGCAATGATTTTATACTCAAATAATCAGTGCATTACATTCAAAACTTTGcttatttgttttatatattgtAATGACTTGTTTACACAGGGCCGTTTCACATCTCTGACAAGAGATGAAGGTGAAAAGATGTGGCTGTCACATCTTTTCACAGCCACaccttttttttgcttttactttttcttttcggTCATTTTCCCATAAGGAAAAAgtaaccttttaaaaaaaaaaaaaaaaaaaaaaaaaaaaaaaaaaaaccaataaggGAAAGGAGTTATTTACTTAGGGCATTACTAGCAGTTTCCCTATAAAAGATCTGTTccttaaattttaggaaaaattttaagaaagtcaaaaaaattattccacaGCAActtccctacaattatctgttccctaggaagtgaacagtgcttcccaatgcattgggaagcactgttcacctcccattcaattatttattctaaaaatataatctctctcttactttatctctttcttttcttacttttaattaaagtaaaagtaacaaaataatattttaatgatatagggaaaaatgaagggaagctgctgtggggtattttttgatagggaagtaaaaagtagttttattccctacatttagAAAAAATGAAGGGGAAGGAAATGGAAGTTGCTAGGGATGCTCTTATAAAATAGTattactaatttttttcaacaaaagcttatataaataaactaatattaggcagatgaaattatgaaaggatgtcagtttattattttgtccgTATAAATTAGttactaattattaaaaaaaaattgtcttatgGAGGTTAAAATTGTTACATGATTTTATTATAGAGCGAGGCGTTTTTGATAAATCAggttctattttattattcttttatgtcacttctttatttataatattttataatttatgctACAAATATGATTAGTTATGACTTatgaaaagctttaaaaatagaagaataaaaaaaatatataattgaatctaaaaaaATTCTGCAGACAAATTTATTACTAGCAATAAAATGTTAAATcttaaaaggaagaaaaataattattaaataaaaaatatatataaaaggcccATTTAAAATTGTCGCCTTAGACCCCACAATATATTGAGCCAGCCCTGTGTTTACATATATGTTGATTTTCATATcggtggtatatatatatatatataaagactcTAAACGTTTGATTGGAAGGCGATTCaatgatgccaaagtccaacaTGACATGAGATCGTGGCCATTCAAGGTGATTGCTGACCCTGATAATGGGAGGCCCATTATTCTTGTTACCTACAAGTACAAGACAAAGAAGTTTCTGGCTGAAGAAATCTCTTCAATGATTCTCCTGAAGATGAAGGAGATTGCAGAGGCTCATTGTGGTTCAAAGATCGAGAATGTTGTTATCTCTGTTCCTGCTCGTTTCAATCACTCACAAAGTCAAGCCACAGTGGATGCTGGTATCATTGCGGGCCTAAATGTGATGCGTATTATCAATGATACAAGTCCTGCTGCTTTAGCGTATGGGCTTGATCTTGGTAGAACTGGTGAGAAGAATATGCTCGTCTTTGATCTTGGTGGTGGCACCTTGGATGTCTCACTTCTCACCATTGAAGATGGTATCATTGAAGTGAAAGCCACAGTTGGTGGTACCCACTTAattggcactacaaaaaaagttgCAGTTTGCCACTTGCAAGTAGCCATGTGAACGGAGCCcatacacgtggcgaacaggTTGCCACGTGTAAATGGCCACATGTGTGCGGCGACCGGCGTAGTAGATCCGGTTGTTGCGAATTGTACAATTTGTCACGTGTACAGTGAATACACATTGTCATTGTGCCACGTGTCCCATAAAACACGCTGCCACACGTTAGACACGTGTAATATACACATGGCTGACGTTTcagccgcgtgtatttaatacacgtggctgacTGTCAGCTACGTGTACCAAAGTACACATGTCTGATGTCAGCCATGTGTACTTAGATACACGTGGCCACAGTCGACAGCTGCCACTTTGGTGCGTGGCTAGGTGCCACgtggcaatttttttaaaaaaaaattaattaattaattaatttattgttttaattttttttttttcacccaaaaatatcacaaaatctattttacccaaaactatcacaaaaatattaagacaacattttaaatttactacgaacacaaaatcaaattacacaaatcaataattaatatcGTGTTTGTTAATTACACAAATAAACGTGTTcattactaacaaaaaataattacacaaaatatctacaaatctgaaggctGTCCCTGCGGATCACGatgtaccgtcccaggcgtgtacTCGCCAAcgggcgattgctgcgcaagggatggTGTAGCAAGCAATGGTGTCCCGATAAGGGAGTgttggctcagccgtcgtccaataggcgataacggaccaatcgttgtcgcattaccttcaagtaataaaaataattaaaaaatataaaattatatgcaaatttaaacaagtaatgaaaacaaattaaaaataagcaatttaaacaatattaatcatacctgcagatgcactactaacagacgacgtactagcTCCGTTTGCCGGTGGAGACTGCTGAGTACCAGGACTCACATGTAATACACCCATAGAGGTGAGGAAGACCTCGAGTTGTCGCATGTGCTGCTCCAAGGCGTcattcctctttctctctctgtccgTAGCATCGTCTCCATTGTCGCCATCCTCCTGTCATGTACGGCCCAGTCCTAAGAtgtgccctgagatggtccccgtTGTGAGCGAGCCCGGTACGAGAAACACATCccacgaacaggagtaacgttcgggccaacctgccgaaccctccccgcgtactcaggcctccccAACGCCTGTTCGTACGCGTTGTTTAGTGCCCAACACACCGTGTCTTCTGAGACACTCTGCGTGGCGGCAGAATCAATGGATAAATTATACGTCATCCTCTcatgtacgtcgtcaacataaaatacacatgtatTGAATACATACTTTATCACACGTATAACTtataaatattagtaaaatagatcagtatCATATGCAtaagacccgtgtacgttcattcaggtaagtgccgtccttccttgtgtgcgtcttcacgaacaactcggcgcgagtggggaGCGTGTCAGATGTAGATGTCTGTCGCCATCCAGTTGAAATATACAACAAACAGTAATATTcatttaatgtaaaaaaaaattgtttgataaattgaaaaacatctacatatatttgttcgtacctcatcgtgattaaatccggcataacttttggatcccaAACAATAGGGGAGGTCATTCTGCTCTCGCATCCGCTTCATCCGTTCACaggtcgcctacgcattgaacatttcataaaatgtaagcattgacacacttaaagtagtaataaaattaaatgaacagtTATTGTGGTGTCTCTCTATCAAGCAACACATCtcaatccctttttttttatttttttaaagaaaagacgAGATCACATGTCCAATAGTGATCCCGGCccaattttattagaataaaGCCTCACTTTTGGCGGAGGAATACCGTGATAACATCTAAAAATCACAGGAATTACAAAGAAAACATCCCATGAAAGACAAAACACAACTCACTTTATTCTTAAGCAAGGTAAACCACATTTGTCTACCCGTAAAATCCCTTTGAGTTCCTTgggaatattattcgaattatAATCATGCGTAATCCCCGCACTACCATGTTTATTGAGCCAGTTCGCAGCTTGGTTACCTTCTCTAAGCACATGGTTAAACCGAGTATTCAGGCCACTGAGAAGAAGAACTATTTCctcccaaaaatcctccaaataCCAAACCCGACAACTACCTTTCTCGAACCAAGTCACAATCAGAGAAGAGTCAAGTTCAACAACAATATTACGTAAACCCATCGCCTTACATTTTCGCAAACCAATAAGAACCCCCAATAATTCTGCTTTATTATTAGAACCAATACCAATATACTCCGAAAAAGCAGCGATTAAATTACCTTTATGGTCTCTAATCAGTCCCCCCGCACCTGAAATACCCGGATTCACCAAACTACTGTCATCCGTATTTAATTTAAACCAACCCAGCTCTGGCTTCTCCCAAGCAACTGCAATGAACTTACTTTTCGCAGGAGATACAGCCGGCAGATTTAATTCTTTAAGAATTGCTTGATTACGATGATGCAAATTACCGGTATCCCTTAGCCTCAAGCCAACCCAATGAATCCAGTATTTAACCTTCCGCCACAAAACATTAAAGCAATCCTTTTGTCCCTCCATACGAGCCGAACATCTCCATATCCATAGGTTCCAAATAATGATACAGGGAATCAATCCAATCAAATTACCAACCATTGTGGATTTTTTGGATCTACGAAACCAAGCTTCAACAGTACTCAACCAAGACCTAGTAGCCACATAAGGCATACCCAGGAAACTAGAGCACATTTTCCAAAGCTTAGCCGCAATCTTGCCACTGTAGAGCACATGATCCAGGTCCTCAATGTCGCCCTGCGGACAACATTCACATTTTGAGGCTATAGAGATACCAATACGCCTTATCCGGTTGTCCACACTCAAGCTATTTGTCATTGCCTTCCACACAACAACTgaatatttttttggtaaagCAGAGTGCCAAATCCAGTTTGTCCATTAGTGCTTTGGAACCGAAATACGAAGCCAGTCCCAAAcactttttgttgaaaatttcaCATCCCTACTACCAAGCCAAATTAACCGATCCATTCCTGTTTAGTTCCATCAACCTGAGAGAAAATATCATCAGCAACCTCTTGACCCACAAGCTGAACAACCATGTCCACATCCCAACTATGCTCAACTAtgcagtcttttatttttaataaaggcaAATCAGATATCTGAACCTTCTGACATATAGGACCTGACTCCATCTACTTATCCCGCCAAAAAGAAAGGTTCCCATCTTTGACACGCCAAACAGACTTGTCAATAAGCAGGGGAACGGAATTAATAAGCATTTTCCAAAATCTAGAGCCTTTAGAGGAGTCCATGTGAATGGGTATCGACATAATAAACAACATCAACATAAGCAATTTTAACTGTCTCTATAACATACCTCTTCTGGGTTTGGTGACAACCTTAACAACCGGAGCTGTTTTTTTCTATGTATTCGTTTCCTCATACGGTGGGAACAAAACCCCATCAATCCCTTGCACCAAAATTCTCCCGTCCGTGTATATATCGGGGTCAAACAAATAAGCAGACCCATCTCCTTGACCGAATTTCACAAACCCATCAACCTCTTGAGCCACAACCTTGTGCGGCAATTGCAAAGTATCATACCGGATCTTCCAAACTGTCAAACAACATTGTACATACTCTCCTCGGTGTGGTACTCCTGAAAGACAGGGCCATGGGTTCTTGCCACCACCCATTCCACGGCTTCACCCCTTTCACTCACCATCCTCACCGATTCCTTTCTCACACCATCTCTCtatcgttctctctctctcactctactcGTTCTCTCTCAACACTTCTCTCTATAGTTCTCTTTGGTCTGGTGTGAGTTacagaaagaaaataaagagggGGAAGCTCCAATGAATGAAAGTAAGGGAGGCATTCTTGTAAGAAGGCAGAGGAAAATGAAGCTGTTAAGATTAGAACCACAGATCAAGGCAACTATCCAGCACTGTGAACTTAAGTTGAAGTGCGTATTTTGGTCAATATTTTAGTGAAAATAGAAACCTATTTTCGAAAACAGGTTGAAATTGTTTCCTGTTTTCGTGTTTctccttgtttttgttttccatgtttttgtttctaaaacAAGCAGCCAAACGTCTCTCTGCAGTGATGAAACATGTTTTGCTGTTTTGGAAACATAAAACCTGTTTCCAAAACAGGTTGCCAAATAGGCTCTCTATTGCCCCCcgcccaaaaaaatatatatatatatatataaggaggaTTGATTTTGGGGAATTACAACTTGAAGAAAGAGATCATAGAGCAGTGGTGCTCGAGCCGCATTCATTTGTCATGCATTACATGTAGAGATAACAATTTGTACTCGTATATAATTAAGGTTGTGTCGAGTTATGAATgtaaaacaaatatatcaatCTTAAtccgattcatttaattaaacaggtcaaactTTTCAATCATAATTCGCTAGTTTCATGTTGGGTTCGAGTTTAGTTTgtgagtcgtgtaaaaaattggcAGCCCTAAATGTCGCGTATAGGGTTTGAACTGTGTTAAAACATgcatgaatataagactatatataaaTGTCAACCATAAcgtgactcatttaattaaacggatcaatTTCTTAACTGCAACCTACAAATGTATTATTGAGTTCACATCAAATTCGCTAGTCGTGTTAATAATGAGTGTAATATAAACATCTTCCGTGTTATCTAAATATTAAATCTTAAATCAATTACATGAAATGATCGTATTTCACTTCAAATGGATCGGATCATAGGAATCATGaatttgttaaaagaaaatgtaaggTATAAAAATGTTCACATATTTAGCAGCTAATTAACGGGCATTTAAAGAAATTAACGGAGTTGAAATCTCCCCTCTTCCATTCCagacattctctctctctctctctctctctctctctctctgagattGATTAGCGAGGCCGAGAATGAAGCTCTTCTACTTCTTGGTGTTCGGTGCTCTCACGGCATTAGAGCTTAGCAAAACCAGCAAAGATCCAATCAACGCTTTAGATGTGGCATATTTGCCTAATATCTTATCTAGCTAGGTTTTCATTTTTGAAGCTAAATTTAGGTTcagtttgtttcaacgtaaatattttttcttaaaaatattttcaatgaaatcaaaaaatgatttcagctgAAAATATTTGTTGACATTTGATTCGTACGAAAAATAAGCGACAGCAGGCAATGGCTGACATCCTCTGACGGCGGCCAAAAATAACCAATGACTTATGGCAACCTCCGG
Coding sequences:
- the LOC133878317 gene encoding heat shock cognate 70 kDa protein-like; amino-acid sequence: MLLCVAVWEHNRVEITPNHLGYKKTPSFVAFNEARRMIGNEAMDQAPLNRTNTIFDSKRLIGRRFNDAKVQHDMRSWPFKVIADPDNGRPIILVTYKYKTKKFLAEEISSMILLKMKEIAEAHCGSKIENVVISVPARFNHSQSQATVDAGIIAGLNVMRIINDTSPAALAYGLDLGRTGEKNMLVFDLGGGTLDVSLLTIEDGIIEVKATVGGTHLIGEDFDRRMVKHFVQEFDAMHKKKITGVKALGKLRTNCEMAKRNLSSNIRTSIMIDSLYEDTDFQLNITRARFEELNMDLFLKCIEPVEKCLRDAKMDKSNVDDVVLVGGSTRIPKVQQLLQDFFDGKKLCKRINVDEAVAYGAPVPAAILSHEANAKV